A genomic stretch from uncultured Pseudodesulfovibrio sp. includes:
- the murC gene encoding UDP-N-acetylmuramate--L-alanine ligase yields MRARVNTIHMVGIGGSGMNGIAEVLLNMGFTITGSDLSASSAVRRLEKLGATVFIGHGANNVGNADVLIKSTAIPSKNPELVEARDRGIPIIPRAEMLAELMRLRTGIAVAGTHGKTTTTSLMATIFTEAGLDPTVIIGGKLNTYGANARLGDGDYLIAEADESDGSFLRLSPIISVVTNVDKDHMDFYDNQDAIDLSFIRFMNSIPFYGMNVVCGDDEGVQRLLPLIKRPYLTYGLGPQNRLRGKIISSHLRSLFKVTLDGEEWGEVTVAQPGTHNVLNALACIGVALEAGLEKKDIITGLANFGGVGRRFDRKGEHKGVMVVDDYGHHPAEIQANLRTAKECYPDRRLVVAFQPHRFSRTQALFGEFCKAFTDADMLLLTEIYPASESPIPGVSGLSLAQGIKQVSDTKVQFFPDFESIEKRLKDILKPGDLFMTQGAGSIWRIGENWLNQADESDDNGE; encoded by the coding sequence ATGCGGGCGCGGGTTAACACCATTCACATGGTGGGCATCGGCGGTTCCGGCATGAACGGCATTGCAGAAGTCCTCCTCAACATGGGGTTTACGATCACCGGCTCGGACCTGTCCGCCTCTTCGGCAGTCAGACGGCTGGAAAAACTCGGCGCCACGGTTTTCATCGGCCATGGAGCCAACAATGTGGGCAACGCGGACGTTCTTATCAAATCCACGGCCATCCCGTCCAAAAACCCGGAGCTGGTTGAAGCCCGGGATCGCGGCATTCCCATCATTCCCCGTGCGGAAATGCTGGCCGAACTCATGCGCCTTCGCACAGGCATCGCCGTTGCCGGGACCCACGGCAAGACGACCACGACCTCACTCATGGCGACAATTTTCACGGAAGCCGGTCTTGATCCCACCGTCATCATCGGCGGCAAACTGAATACCTACGGCGCCAACGCCCGACTCGGCGACGGTGACTATCTCATCGCGGAAGCCGACGAATCCGACGGTTCATTCCTGCGCTTGTCCCCGATCATCTCCGTGGTGACCAACGTGGACAAGGACCACATGGATTTTTATGACAATCAGGACGCCATAGACCTGTCCTTCATCCGGTTCATGAACTCCATTCCATTTTACGGAATGAACGTGGTCTGCGGCGACGACGAGGGCGTGCAACGGCTTCTGCCCCTGATAAAACGCCCGTATCTGACATACGGACTCGGCCCGCAGAACCGTCTACGCGGAAAGATCATCAGCTCCCACCTGCGCTCTCTGTTCAAAGTCACCCTGGACGGCGAGGAGTGGGGCGAAGTCACTGTGGCACAGCCGGGCACGCACAACGTACTCAACGCCCTGGCCTGCATCGGTGTGGCCCTTGAAGCAGGGCTGGAGAAAAAAGACATCATCACCGGCCTCGCCAACTTTGGCGGCGTGGGCCGACGCTTTGACCGTAAAGGTGAACACAAAGGCGTCATGGTGGTGGATGACTACGGCCATCACCCGGCTGAGATTCAGGCCAACCTCAGAACCGCCAAGGAATGCTATCCCGACCGGCGGTTGGTCGTGGCCTTCCAGCCGCACCGTTTTTCCCGAACGCAGGCCCTTTTCGGCGAATTCTGCAAGGCATTCACGGATGCGGACATGCTCCTGCTCACCGAGATATATCCGGCATCGGAGTCACCCATTCCCGGCGTTTCCGGCCTTTCTCTGGCTCAGGGCATCAAACAGGTGTCTGATACCAAGGTCCAGTTTTTCCCGGATTTCGAATCCATTGAAAAACGGCTCAAGGACATACTCAAACCCGGCGACCTGTTCATGACTCAGGGCGCGGGTTCCATCTGGCGCATCGGCGAGAACTGGCTCAACCAGGCCGACGAGTCGGACGACAACGGAGAATAG
- the murG gene encoding undecaprenyldiphospho-muramoylpentapeptide beta-N-acetylglucosaminyltransferase, which yields MTLNRVILTTGGTGGHIFPALALATELTLRNKGVDIMFMGGPGPEGNMARKHGLRFLELPASGIMGRGIPGILSGIGWLGTGLPKALAAVWGFRPDAVIGFGGYAGFCPVVAAKILGIPTAIHEQNSIPGMANKMLGKIVKRIFLSFPDALRVFPTHKTYLTGNPVRLDIIKAATRRRARQVGKRVLVLGGSQGARPINDAIIKALPSLMEAGVTLVHQAGRADFIRVRAAYETAGADVSQVREFIEDMGTEYALCDLAICRSGATTVFEIAAAGVPAIFVPFPQATHNHQTMNAKAMSDIGAARLLPQSEMTGESLATATLDLLNTPGQLTDMETAARDFAKVNAAADIASGLEALTA from the coding sequence ATGACGCTGAACAGAGTCATTCTCACTACTGGTGGCACTGGCGGCCACATCTTTCCGGCCCTGGCCCTTGCCACCGAACTGACCCTTCGCAACAAGGGCGTCGACATCATGTTCATGGGCGGCCCCGGTCCCGAAGGCAACATGGCGCGCAAACACGGCCTGCGATTCCTGGAACTTCCGGCATCCGGCATCATGGGCCGCGGTATTCCCGGCATTCTTTCGGGCATAGGCTGGCTTGGCACAGGTCTCCCGAAAGCCCTCGCCGCAGTCTGGGGCTTCAGGCCTGACGCGGTCATCGGCTTTGGAGGCTATGCTGGATTCTGCCCGGTGGTGGCAGCCAAGATTCTCGGTATCCCCACCGCCATTCACGAACAGAATTCCATCCCCGGCATGGCCAACAAAATGCTGGGCAAGATAGTCAAACGAATTTTCCTGAGCTTCCCGGACGCCCTTCGTGTGTTTCCGACACACAAGACGTATCTGACCGGCAACCCCGTGCGGCTCGACATCATTAAGGCAGCCACACGCCGCAGGGCCAGGCAGGTCGGCAAACGAGTCCTCGTGCTCGGCGGCAGCCAAGGCGCCAGACCTATCAACGATGCCATCATCAAGGCACTGCCTTCGCTCATGGAGGCAGGGGTCACGCTGGTGCATCAGGCAGGCAGAGCGGACTTCATCCGGGTGCGTGCTGCTTACGAAACCGCAGGCGCGGACGTTTCACAGGTACGTGAATTTATCGAGGATATGGGGACCGAATACGCCCTCTGTGATCTGGCAATCTGCCGATCAGGAGCGACCACGGTCTTCGAAATAGCGGCGGCAGGGGTTCCGGCCATTTTCGTGCCTTTCCCCCAGGCCACCCACAACCATCAGACAATGAACGCCAAAGCCATGTCGGACATCGGCGCGGCCCGGTTGCTCCCCCAGTCGGAAATGACTGGGGAATCGTTGGCGACCGCCACACTGGACTTGCTCAACACCCCCGGGCAGTTGACCGACATGGAAACAGCGGCACGCGATTTCGCCAAAGTGAACGCAGCCGCAGATATAGCGTCAGGGTTGGAAGCCCTGACGGCGTAG
- the murB gene encoding UDP-N-acetylmuramate dehydrogenase, which translates to MGLEFISNPSLSERTSLRLGGTAEVEIVVRDKQDLDALSDFLLKETLRPFVIGEGSNLLAQDGQLDVALIRTDTPPGPERVEKKDEKLIVRCGAGQRLPGLLGWAQMAGLSGLEGLTGIPGSVGGCVAMNAGSYGTEIGDLVTRVRLWAPGQGLIWLDRDQCDFSYRHFSPTVGMGKYLIWDVELVLSEADPKKVRKTMQDNYEKKKKTQPVTAKTAGCVFKNPEGHSAGQLLEKAGMKGARLGDMFFSDLHANFLVNRGKGTSANALELIEVGQTAVKDKFDVNLELEVIIL; encoded by the coding sequence ATGGGTCTTGAATTCATATCCAATCCGTCGCTTTCCGAGCGAACGAGTCTTCGCCTTGGTGGTACCGCCGAAGTGGAAATCGTGGTGCGCGACAAGCAGGATCTTGATGCCCTGTCTGATTTTCTTCTCAAGGAGACGCTTCGTCCTTTCGTTATCGGCGAGGGTTCAAACCTGTTGGCGCAGGACGGCCAACTCGACGTGGCATTGATCCGGACAGACACCCCTCCCGGCCCGGAAAGAGTTGAAAAGAAGGACGAAAAGCTTATTGTTCGTTGCGGCGCAGGCCAGCGTCTCCCCGGTCTGCTCGGCTGGGCGCAAATGGCTGGATTGTCTGGTTTGGAAGGTTTGACCGGCATCCCCGGTTCCGTTGGCGGTTGCGTGGCAATGAACGCCGGTTCCTACGGTACAGAAATAGGCGATCTCGTGACCCGCGTCAGACTCTGGGCGCCTGGACAGGGACTCATCTGGCTGGACCGCGATCAATGCGATTTTTCCTATCGTCACTTTTCTCCAACGGTTGGCATGGGCAAATATCTGATCTGGGACGTTGAACTGGTTCTGAGTGAAGCCGACCCCAAGAAAGTCCGCAAGACAATGCAGGACAATTACGAAAAGAAGAAAAAGACTCAGCCTGTCACAGCCAAAACCGCCGGGTGCGTATTCAAGAACCCTGAAGGCCACAGCGCAGGCCAACTGCTCGAAAAGGCAGGCATGAAGGGTGCCAGACTCGGGGACATGTTTTTTTCCGACCTTCACGCAAACTTTCTCGTCAACAGGGGCAAGGGAACCAGCGCGAACGCTCTGGAGCTCATTGAAGTCGGCCAGACTGCCGTGAAAGACAAATTCGACGTCAACCTCGAACTGGAGGTCATTATACTATGA
- the ftsA gene encoding cell division protein FtsA — MARNDLIVGLDVGTTKICTVVGEASENGVDIIGIGTAPSTGLRRGVVVNIEKTVQCIKKSLEDAELMAGCDIRTVYAGIAGSHIQGFNSHGVIAVKGGEVTQRDVDRVIEAAKAIAIPMDREVLHTLPQEFIVDDQRGIADPLGMAGVRLEVKVHIVTGAVTSAQNIIRSCNRSGLDVSNIVLESLASSKAVLSAEEREIGVALVDIGGGTTDIAVFSKDSIKHTSVLALGGHNLTNDIAYGLRTPMMSAEKIKMDFGCAMADLVTQEEIIEVPSVGGRESRKMSKRVLSEICEPRCEEILALVDQELIKSGFKNMIAAGVVLTGGTVMIEGMQELAEQIFDLPVRIGIPAERIGGLTAEVRSPQYATAVGLLLHGAEEEGLHKVRPFKIRDDSGFDRIVSRMKKWFTDIA, encoded by the coding sequence ATGGCTAGAAATGATTTAATCGTCGGGCTGGACGTCGGCACTACCAAGATTTGTACTGTGGTGGGCGAGGCCTCTGAGAACGGCGTCGACATCATCGGCATCGGCACAGCTCCCAGCACAGGACTGCGCCGCGGCGTGGTCGTCAACATCGAAAAAACGGTCCAATGTATCAAAAAATCGCTTGAAGACGCCGAACTCATGGCCGGATGCGACATTCGCACTGTTTACGCCGGTATTGCCGGAAGCCACATTCAGGGCTTCAACTCGCACGGCGTTATCGCCGTCAAGGGCGGCGAAGTCACCCAGCGCGACGTGGACCGCGTTATCGAAGCGGCCAAAGCCATCGCCATCCCCATGGATCGCGAAGTGCTGCATACGCTGCCTCAGGAATTTATCGTGGATGACCAGCGCGGCATAGCCGATCCACTCGGCATGGCCGGCGTTCGCCTTGAAGTGAAGGTCCACATAGTCACAGGAGCGGTCACCTCGGCACAGAACATCATCCGCTCATGCAACCGTTCCGGCCTCGACGTTTCCAACATCGTTCTGGAATCGCTTGCCTCCAGCAAGGCCGTACTGTCCGCCGAAGAAAGAGAAATCGGTGTGGCATTGGTTGACATCGGCGGCGGCACCACCGACATTGCCGTTTTTTCCAAGGACTCCATCAAGCACACAAGCGTTCTTGCACTCGGCGGTCACAACCTGACCAACGACATTGCATACGGGCTGCGTACGCCCATGATGTCTGCCGAAAAAATCAAGATGGATTTCGGCTGCGCCATGGCTGACCTGGTTACACAGGAAGAGATCATCGAAGTTCCGAGTGTAGGTGGCCGGGAATCCAGAAAAATGAGCAAGCGTGTGCTGTCCGAAATATGCGAGCCGCGCTGCGAGGAAATTCTCGCACTGGTCGATCAGGAGCTTATCAAGTCCGGGTTCAAGAACATGATTGCAGCTGGCGTGGTTCTGACCGGGGGGACGGTCATGATCGAAGGCATGCAGGAATTGGCCGAACAGATTTTCGACCTGCCGGTACGCATAGGCATTCCGGCAGAACGCATTGGCGGTCTGACCGCCGAAGTACGTAGCCCCCAGTATGCGACTGCGGTCGGGCTTCTGCTTCACGGGGCCGAAGAGGAAGGCCTGCATAAGGTCCGGCCCTTCAAAATACGCGATGATTCCGGTTTCGACCGCATCGTATCGCGCATGAAGAAATGGTTCACAGACATTGCTTAA
- the ftsZ gene encoding cell division protein FtsZ — translation MEYFEIEHESNAKIKVVGCGGGGGNAVNNMIQSALKGVKFIVANTDHQDIDKSLAEHKIQIGEKLTKGLGAGANPEIGRSAAMESMDQIREALDGADMVFITAGMGGGTGTGSAPVVAQVAKELGALTVGVVTKPFYFEGKRRLEQADEGTRALSEVVDSIITIPNDRLLQLAAKKASFSDMLKKADEVLYYAVKGIADLITVHGLINLDFADVKAAMSSSGMALMGTGIASGESRAKEAAMKAITSPLLEDVSIEGAKGVLINITCGPDMLIDEVSEAADIIYKEAHDDAEIFFGTVFDPDAGDEMRITVIATGIETIREEVEPVLSKAEQQKLLLLGKPRGMEQPASTQSLRSGHQKVLNTDRNIPAYLRKAGGELNTTEAPSMQRSRRVVAGPGEEEFIFEEDNFDVPAFIRKNVD, via the coding sequence ATGGAATACTTTGAAATCGAACATGAAAGTAACGCCAAAATCAAAGTCGTCGGTTGCGGCGGCGGTGGTGGCAATGCAGTCAACAACATGATCCAGTCAGCGCTCAAGGGCGTGAAGTTCATTGTTGCAAACACTGACCATCAGGACATCGACAAATCTCTGGCCGAACACAAAATCCAGATCGGTGAAAAGCTGACCAAGGGACTCGGCGCAGGTGCCAACCCGGAAATCGGCCGTTCGGCAGCCATGGAATCCATGGACCAGATCCGCGAGGCTCTGGACGGTGCTGACATGGTTTTCATCACGGCAGGCATGGGTGGCGGCACCGGAACCGGTTCCGCTCCGGTCGTGGCACAGGTCGCCAAGGAACTCGGCGCACTCACGGTTGGCGTTGTGACCAAACCCTTCTATTTTGAAGGCAAACGCCGTCTGGAGCAGGCAGACGAGGGCACACGGGCTTTGTCCGAAGTGGTGGATTCCATCATCACCATCCCCAATGACCGTCTGCTGCAACTGGCCGCCAAGAAGGCATCTTTCTCCGACATGCTGAAAAAGGCCGATGAAGTCCTTTATTACGCAGTCAAGGGTATCGCCGACCTGATTACCGTACACGGCCTGATCAACCTTGACTTCGCGGACGTCAAAGCCGCCATGTCCAGCTCCGGTATGGCACTCATGGGCACCGGCATCGCTTCCGGTGAAAGCCGCGCCAAAGAAGCTGCCATGAAAGCCATCACCAGCCCGCTGCTGGAAGATGTCTCCATCGAGGGAGCCAAAGGCGTCCTTATCAACATCACCTGTGGACCGGACATGCTCATCGACGAGGTTTCTGAAGCCGCAGACATTATTTACAAAGAAGCACATGACGATGCTGAAATCTTCTTCGGTACGGTCTTTGACCCTGATGCAGGAGACGAAATGCGTATTACCGTCATTGCAACAGGTATCGAAACCATACGAGAAGAAGTGGAACCCGTACTGAGCAAAGCCGAACAGCAGAAGCTCCTGCTCCTCGGCAAGCCGCGTGGCATGGAACAGCCCGCTTCCACGCAGTCACTCCGTTCCGGCCATCAGAAAGTACTCAATACCGACCGGAACATTCCCGCATATCTGCGCAAGGCCGGTGGAGAACTGAATACGACTGAAGCTCCTTCCATGCAGCGGAGTCGTCGAGTTGTCGCCGGCCCCGGTGAGGAGGAATTCATTTTCGAAGAAGATAACTTCGATGTCCCGGCCTTCATTCGGAAGAACGTAGACTAG
- the ftsW gene encoding putative lipid II flippase FtsW yields the protein MTNSLNAKKNGAANGRIDPWLLTATMILGGFGLIMVLSSSGIMAERVYGDKYFFFKRQLMFTGVGLAAMFCCMKIPRRVLYSMTYIWVGIAVVLLALCISPLGVSVNGASRWINLGPVNLQPLEYAKVSLVLYLAYFFARKQDMVRTFSVGFLPPFLVTGFLCGLLLLQPDFGGAVVMSGLLFFMCLVGGTRFSYLFISLIFAGGAGWLLISSSPYRFKRWTAFLDPFASAQNEGYQLVQSLYAFGSGKIFGTGIGAGQRKLFFLPEAHNDFIMAVVGEELGFVGMSLFFIAIGFFLIRAFRVTLKVEDLQDRFTAFGVTCILALGMILNLAVVLGTVPPKGVAMPFISYGGSSLTVSFICAGILLNLSRRVKA from the coding sequence ATGACTAACAGTCTCAACGCCAAGAAAAACGGTGCCGCCAACGGCCGCATCGACCCCTGGCTGCTCACCGCCACCATGATTCTCGGCGGCTTCGGCCTCATCATGGTCCTGTCCTCATCCGGCATCATGGCCGAGCGGGTCTATGGCGACAAATACTTCTTTTTCAAACGGCAACTCATGTTTACAGGCGTGGGTCTGGCCGCCATGTTCTGCTGCATGAAGATTCCCCGGCGCGTGCTCTACTCCATGACCTACATCTGGGTCGGAATCGCCGTTGTCCTGCTCGCGTTGTGCATCTCGCCGCTCGGTGTCTCGGTCAACGGGGCAAGCCGGTGGATCAACCTTGGGCCAGTCAATCTCCAGCCATTGGAATACGCCAAGGTGTCTCTGGTTCTCTATCTCGCATATTTCTTCGCCAGAAAGCAGGACATGGTTCGCACGTTCTCGGTCGGCTTCCTGCCGCCTTTCCTCGTGACCGGCTTTCTGTGCGGCCTGCTGCTCCTGCAACCCGACTTCGGCGGCGCCGTGGTCATGTCCGGCCTGCTCTTCTTCATGTGCCTGGTCGGCGGCACCCGGTTCAGCTACCTGTTCATCTCGCTCATTTTTGCCGGCGGCGCAGGCTGGTTGCTCATATCGTCCTCACCGTACCGTTTCAAACGGTGGACCGCTTTTCTTGACCCGTTCGCTTCAGCCCAGAACGAAGGCTACCAACTGGTGCAATCCCTGTACGCATTCGGTTCCGGCAAAATTTTCGGCACCGGCATCGGTGCAGGCCAGCGCAAACTGTTCTTCCTGCCCGAAGCCCACAACGATTTCATCATGGCTGTAGTCGGCGAAGAACTGGGCTTTGTGGGCATGTCCCTCTTTTTCATCGCCATCGGGTTTTTCCTGATCCGCGCCTTCCGCGTAACGCTGAAAGTGGAAGACCTGCAGGACCGATTCACGGCGTTCGGCGTGACCTGCATTCTTGCCCTCGGCATGATTCTGAACCTCGCCGTGGTGCTTGGAACAGTCCCGCCCAAGGGGGTTGCAATGCCGTTCATCAGTTACGGTGGCTCAAGCCTGACCGTTTCCTTCATCTGCGCGGGTATCCTGTTGAACCTCTCCCGGAGGGTGAAGGCATGA
- a CDS encoding FtsQ-type POTRA domain-containing protein, protein MSTLTMGKQSRLSLSNKRRSNKLNRKQRSPRRLTGTGQFIVRIIMGLLTLSLIAVLGVGLLYGYRLMTSHPYFELKEIHITGNDRLSHGDILDNADVALGLNCMEMNVGEVERKLSANPWINSVTVRRDLPNRLYITVQEKVPAFWTRKNDNLYFADAKGSVIAPMNPGELASLPILSVADGLSEGPQVLTGILQKIKDGQTPFTQSQAAWIKLTSAHEMEIYLDGHDMGNGLTIKLSTDRWEVQLERLKVVWRDLMRRNEFMNAAIIAASGDKIWIKKRTLPTAG, encoded by the coding sequence ATGAGTACCCTGACTATGGGCAAACAAAGCCGCCTTTCTCTCAGCAACAAGCGACGGAGCAACAAGCTCAACCGCAAGCAGAGATCTCCGCGCAGGTTGACCGGGACCGGCCAGTTCATTGTCCGCATAATAATGGGTCTGCTCACCCTGTCGCTCATCGCCGTGCTTGGTGTGGGACTGCTCTATGGCTACCGACTCATGACATCCCATCCGTATTTCGAACTCAAGGAGATCCACATCACCGGCAATGATCGGTTGAGCCATGGGGATATTCTTGACAATGCCGATGTGGCGCTTGGCCTCAACTGCATGGAGATGAACGTGGGCGAAGTGGAGCGCAAACTTTCCGCCAACCCGTGGATCAATTCGGTTACCGTGCGCCGCGACCTCCCCAACAGGCTCTACATCACGGTGCAGGAAAAAGTTCCGGCTTTCTGGACACGCAAGAATGACAATCTCTATTTTGCAGATGCCAAGGGCTCAGTGATTGCTCCCATGAATCCCGGCGAGCTTGCCTCACTCCCGATATTAAGTGTCGCGGACGGATTGTCAGAAGGGCCACAGGTCTTGACCGGCATCCTGCAGAAGATCAAGGACGGACAAACGCCCTTCACCCAGTCCCAGGCAGCCTGGATCAAACTGACCAGTGCACATGAGATGGAAATATACCTGGATGGTCACGACATGGGGAATGGGCTGACAATTAAACTTTCAACAGACCGATGGGAAGTTCAGTTGGAACGTCTCAAGGTTGTCTGGCGTGACCTCATGCGCAGAAACGAGTTCATGAATGCCGCAATTATCGCGGCCAGTGGCGACAAGATTTGGATAAAGAAGCGCACCCTGCCCACAGCAGGATAA
- a CDS encoding radical SAM protein: MVKRTLYYGVSEPDAPVLGGRLPVALVVPGGDKAAISSLGWQAVYRSLTEEPGLAIERVFPDKLGLTDGTDPKTRESNSPLSSFPVIAWSITFEEDFLSLPRTLLAAGVPPLAAERPTLPLVIAGGPIAFLNPAPIAPFIDLFWVGEADRQFLNFFDTLKRLVFDGKDKEEILEAIKDMPGIYAPGRSKTPVKRLTSGPTGILSDPAFSCFISGRAAFRDTLLLEVNRGCPYGCRFCAAGYIYRPPRLAKIEELKRIVELADPPKVGLVGTALTDWPDLVPFLKWLHSKKKKFSLSSMRADGVTDELLIYLRERGIRTITLALEGASERLRRMMSKKLDPQDFLNAVRLCARYGVNHLKLYLIVGWPGETDADYEELEQFIHEIVRIRSEEPGGKKKHLMRITIGISSLVPKPFTPFQWAPMMDEASLDARMKQLVQMVKPFKGVTLQHDSPFQARLQGLLARGGEEMAEFIQLAAEYGGWKKALKRWDGDPTEILDRERGKDEPFPWEVVDIGVKREFLWKEWENAKIAKVSPKCPSKECAKCALCGMERS; this comes from the coding sequence ATCGTTAAGCGAACCCTGTATTATGGCGTCAGCGAGCCTGATGCTCCCGTCCTCGGTGGCCGACTCCCTGTTGCGTTGGTCGTTCCCGGAGGCGATAAAGCCGCCATATCCTCTCTCGGTTGGCAAGCCGTTTATCGGTCGCTTACCGAAGAGCCCGGCCTGGCCATAGAACGTGTCTTCCCGGACAAGCTGGGACTGACCGATGGTACGGACCCGAAAACACGTGAATCAAATAGCCCACTATCCTCATTCCCTGTAATCGCCTGGAGCATTACGTTCGAGGAGGACTTCCTCAGCCTTCCTCGAACGCTCCTGGCAGCGGGCGTTCCGCCTCTTGCGGCGGAACGCCCTACTCTCCCGCTGGTCATCGCCGGTGGTCCCATAGCCTTCCTCAACCCGGCACCCATTGCCCCTTTCATTGACCTTTTCTGGGTGGGCGAGGCTGACAGGCAGTTCCTGAATTTCTTTGATACGCTTAAACGGCTGGTCTTTGACGGCAAAGACAAGGAAGAAATCCTTGAGGCCATCAAGGATATGCCAGGCATTTACGCGCCGGGGCGGTCGAAAACTCCCGTCAAACGACTTACTTCCGGCCCCACCGGCATATTGAGCGACCCTGCGTTCTCGTGCTTTATATCGGGCCGCGCCGCTTTCCGTGACACCCTGCTGTTGGAAGTCAACCGAGGATGCCCGTACGGGTGCCGATTCTGCGCAGCAGGATACATTTATCGGCCGCCACGTCTTGCCAAAATCGAAGAACTCAAACGCATCGTGGAACTCGCCGATCCGCCAAAGGTGGGTCTTGTGGGAACAGCTTTGACCGACTGGCCCGATCTGGTTCCTTTCCTGAAGTGGCTGCACAGCAAGAAAAAGAAATTTTCGCTTTCTTCCATGCGCGCGGATGGCGTCACAGATGAACTGCTCATTTATCTGCGCGAACGCGGCATCCGCACCATAACGCTCGCATTGGAAGGTGCTTCCGAGCGACTCCGACGCATGATGAGCAAAAAACTCGACCCTCAGGATTTCCTGAATGCCGTTCGACTTTGCGCACGGTACGGTGTCAACCATTTGAAGCTCTACCTCATTGTCGGTTGGCCCGGTGAGACTGATGCCGACTATGAAGAACTTGAACAGTTCATTCATGAAATTGTGCGTATCCGCTCAGAAGAGCCGGGCGGCAAAAAAAAGCACCTGATGCGCATCACTATCGGGATCAGCTCTCTGGTGCCCAAGCCTTTCACACCGTTTCAGTGGGCTCCCATGATGGACGAAGCATCGCTGGATGCGCGCATGAAGCAACTCGTACAGATGGTTAAACCCTTCAAGGGAGTCACACTCCAGCACGACTCTCCTTTTCAGGCACGACTTCAGGGACTGCTCGCCCGTGGTGGTGAAGAAATGGCAGAATTCATTCAACTCGCCGCCGAATACGGAGGATGGAAAAAAGCACTGAAACGATGGGACGGCGACCCAACAGAGATTCTGGACAGGGAACGCGGCAAAGACGAACCCTTCCCATGGGAAGTGGTCGACATCGGAGTCAAACGTGAATTTCTCTGGAAGGAATGGGAAAATGCCAAAATCGCCAAGGTTTCACCTAAATGCCCGTCTAAAGAATGCGCCAAATGCGCCCTTTGCGGCATGGAAAGAAGTTAG